In Taeniopygia guttata chromosome Z, bTaeGut7.mat, whole genome shotgun sequence, one genomic interval encodes:
- the HTR1A gene encoding 5-hydroxytryptamine receptor 1A isoform X2 — protein sequence MDVANNTTSLARSPEGTSGPGLAEMTLGYQVLTSLLLGTLILCAVSGNACVIAAIALERSLQTVANYLIGSLAVTDLMVSVLVLPMAALYQVLNKWTLGQVTCDIFISLDVLCCTSSILHLCAIALDRYWAITDPIDYVNKRTPRRAAVLISLTWLIGFLISIPPMLGWRTPEDRSDPDACTISKDHGYTIYSTFGAFYIPLLLMLVLYGRIFKAARFRIRKTVKKAEKKKIADTCLTLSPATVKKGNGEPSKGWRRTAEPKAGNCVNGAVRQGQDGTALEIIEVQHCNSSSKTHLPLPSEACGSPPLPSFERRNEKNTEAKRRMALSRERKTVKTLGIIMGTFILCWLPFFIVALVLPFCDNA from the exons ATGGATGTGGCCAACAATACTACCTCCCTAGCGCGCTCCCCCGAGGGGACAAGCGGCCCTGGGCTCGCCGAGATGACCCTGGGCTACCAGGTGctcacctccctgctcctgggcacGCTTATCCTGTGCGCCGTGAGTGGCAACGCCTGCGTGATCGCAGCCATCGCCCTGGAGCGCTCCCTGCAAACCGTGGCCAACTATTTGATCGGTTCGCTGGCCGTCACCGACCTCATGGTGTCCGTGCTGGTGCTGCCCATGGCGGCCCTCTACCAGGTGCTGAACAAGTGGACGCTGGGGCAGGTCACCTGCGACATCTTCATCTCGCTGGACGTGCTTTGCTGCACCTCTTCTATCCTGCACCTGTGCGCCATCGCTTTGGACAGGTACTGGGCCATCACGGACCCCATTGACTATGTTAACAAGCGAACTCCCCGGCGGGCGGCCGTGCTCATCAGCCTGACCTGGCTTATCGGCTTCTTGATATCCATCCCGCCCATGCTGGGCTGGAGGACGCCGGAGGACCGCTCAGACCCCGACGCCTGCACCATCAGCAAGGACCACGGGTACACCATCTACTCCACCTTCGGCGCCTTCTACATTCCGCTTCTTCTCATGCTGGTGCTCTACGGTCGCATCTTTAAGGCGGCACGCTTTAGGATTCGCAAGACAGTaaagaaagcagagaagaaaaaaatcgCCGACACCTGCCTCACTCTCTCTCCGGCCACCGTGAAGAAAGGCAACGGGGAGCCCAGCAAGGGCTGGCGGCGGACTGCAGAGCCCAAGGCCGGCAATTGTGTCAACGGCGCGGTGCGGCAGGGCCAGGATGGGACCGCCCTGGAGATCATTGAGGTACAGCACTGCAACAGTTCCTCCAAGACTCACCTGCCGCTGCCCAGCGAGGCGTGCGGCTCCCCACCTCTGCCCTCTTTCGAGAGGCGCAACGAGAAGAACACGGAAGCCAAACGGAGAATGGCTCTGTCCCGGGAGAGGAAGACTGTCAAGACCCTGGGCATCATTATGGGCACCTTTATCCTCTGCTGGCTGCCGTTCTTCATCGtggccctggtcctgccctttTGTGACA ACGCTTGA
- the HTR1A gene encoding 5-hydroxytryptamine receptor 1A isoform X1, with the protein MDVANNTTSLARSPEGTSGPGLAEMTLGYQVLTSLLLGTLILCAVSGNACVIAAIALERSLQTVANYLIGSLAVTDLMVSVLVLPMAALYQVLNKWTLGQVTCDIFISLDVLCCTSSILHLCAIALDRYWAITDPIDYVNKRTPRRAAVLISLTWLIGFLISIPPMLGWRTPEDRSDPDACTISKDHGYTIYSTFGAFYIPLLLMLVLYGRIFKAARFRIRKTVKKAEKKKIADTCLTLSPATVKKGNGEPSKGWRRTAEPKAGNCVNGAVRQGQDGTALEIIEVQHCNSSSKTHLPLPSEACGSPPLPSFERRNEKNTEAKRRMALSRERKTVKTLGIIMGTFILCWLPFFIVALVLPFCDSKCYMPEWLGAVINWLGYSNSLLNPIIYAYFNKDFQSAFKKIIKCKFCQQ; encoded by the coding sequence ATGGATGTGGCCAACAATACTACCTCCCTAGCGCGCTCCCCCGAGGGGACAAGCGGCCCTGGGCTCGCCGAGATGACCCTGGGCTACCAGGTGctcacctccctgctcctgggcacGCTTATCCTGTGCGCCGTGAGTGGCAACGCCTGCGTGATCGCAGCCATCGCCCTGGAGCGCTCCCTGCAAACCGTGGCCAACTATTTGATCGGTTCGCTGGCCGTCACCGACCTCATGGTGTCCGTGCTGGTGCTGCCCATGGCGGCCCTCTACCAGGTGCTGAACAAGTGGACGCTGGGGCAGGTCACCTGCGACATCTTCATCTCGCTGGACGTGCTTTGCTGCACCTCTTCTATCCTGCACCTGTGCGCCATCGCTTTGGACAGGTACTGGGCCATCACGGACCCCATTGACTATGTTAACAAGCGAACTCCCCGGCGGGCGGCCGTGCTCATCAGCCTGACCTGGCTTATCGGCTTCTTGATATCCATCCCGCCCATGCTGGGCTGGAGGACGCCGGAGGACCGCTCAGACCCCGACGCCTGCACCATCAGCAAGGACCACGGGTACACCATCTACTCCACCTTCGGCGCCTTCTACATTCCGCTTCTTCTCATGCTGGTGCTCTACGGTCGCATCTTTAAGGCGGCACGCTTTAGGATTCGCAAGACAGTaaagaaagcagagaagaaaaaaatcgCCGACACCTGCCTCACTCTCTCTCCGGCCACCGTGAAGAAAGGCAACGGGGAGCCCAGCAAGGGCTGGCGGCGGACTGCAGAGCCCAAGGCCGGCAATTGTGTCAACGGCGCGGTGCGGCAGGGCCAGGATGGGACCGCCCTGGAGATCATTGAGGTACAGCACTGCAACAGTTCCTCCAAGACTCACCTGCCGCTGCCCAGCGAGGCGTGCGGCTCCCCACCTCTGCCCTCTTTCGAGAGGCGCAACGAGAAGAACACGGAAGCCAAACGGAGAATGGCTCTGTCCCGGGAGAGGAAGACTGTCAAGACCCTGGGCATCATTATGGGCACCTTTATCCTCTGCTGGCTGCCGTTCTTCATCGtggccctggtcctgccctttTGTGACAGTAAGTGCTACATGCCCGAGTGGCTGGGGGCAGTCATCAACTGGCTGGGCTACTCCAACTCCCTTCTCAACCCCATTATCTATGCCTATTTCAACAAAGACTTCCAAAGtgcttttaagaaaattatCAAGTGCAAATTTTGCCAGCAGTGA